A stretch of DNA from Flavobacteriaceae bacterium MAR_2009_75:
AATTTAGCATTGGCCAAAGAAATGCTCAAAAAAGAACAAGAGCAAAACGACCAGAATCAAGACGATAAAGAGCAAAACGATAAACAAGACGAAAAAGACAAGAACGAAGACAAGAAGGAAGGGGATAACGAAGAAGACAATAAAGACCAAGATAAAGAAGACGAGGGCGATGAAGGTGAAGATGGCGACAAGAACGAAGAGCAAAAAGATGAAAAAAAAGAGGGTGATGGAGATGAAAAAAAAGAGCAAAAGAAGAAACCTGAACAAGGTGACCAACAAGAACAAGAACAGCCACAGCAACCTCGACCTAATCAGTTGAGCAAGCAGCAAATTCAGAATCTACTCGAGGCCATGCAGAACGAAGAGAAAAAGGTTCAGGAAAAAATCGATGCCCAAAAAGTCAAAGGTGTAAAGGTTAAAAATGAAAAAGATTGGTAATGTCGATACCCTTTAAAAACATTCTTGTTTTTTTATCGATGGCATTCGTGGTATTTGGCTATGCCCAAAACGATGACAATGCCATTACTTTTGAGATGAAGCTCAGTAAAGACAAATTGGGCATCAACGAACGTATACGGGTAGATTTCACCATGAACAAAGATGGCGATAATTTCAACCCTCCTGATTTTACTGGCTTTCGAGTGCTTATGGGCCCCTCTCAATCAATCAGCTCTTCATGGATCAATGGGGTTCGCAGTTATTCAAAGACCTATTCCTATACCTTGGCGCCAACGGCAAGAGGGCAATTTACGATTCAGCAAGCGACCATTGTAATCGATGGTGAAACCTATAAATCTTTACCTAGAAAAGTTGAGGTTACCGCAGCTGTAGATAAACCTAGCGACCAGATGACTGTTGATGATGTGGCCGATGAGAGCTTACATCTCGTGGCAGAAGTTTCTAAAACGAGTCCGTACTTGAATGAGGCGATTAGTGTAGTCTATAAATTATATGTAGCCCCATCGATCAGCGTGTCAAATTATCAACCGTTAGACAACCCTAAATACAACAACTTTTGGAGCCAAGATATTCCAGTGCGACGTCTATCGGCAGAAAACGGTACTTATAAGGGCAAACCTTATCGATACGTGATTTTAAAACGAGTGGTATTATATCCTCAGAAATCGGGCAAGTTAGAAATAGAACCTTTATCGTTAGATGTGACGGTTGATGTGCCTACGGCAAAGCGAGACTTTTTTGGTGGCCGAATCTATTCACAGACCAACAAAACAGTTTCAGCGGGAAGACGCACCATTAATGTAAAGGCCCTTCCCGAGAAAAATAAACCTGTTGACTTCAGTGGTGCCGTAGGTAATTTTAACTTTTCGGTGACCACCAGCAAAACAGCACTTAACGCATCGGAATCTTTACAGGCCAAAGTGGAAGTCAGTGGAAAAGGTAATTTAAAACTCTTTCAGTTACCAGAGCCAAATCTTCCGGGCTCGTTAGAAGTCTACGACCCTGAATTTGATGAGAACGTTCGTACCACACTAGCGGGTTCTCAGGGGAAAGTGAGCAATAACTATACAATTGTACCTTCCTTTAAGGGTAAATATCCGATACCAAGCATTGCTTTTTCCTATTTCGACCCGAGCACCGAATCTTACAAAACATTAAATTCAGATGAGATTGTCATCAACGTGAAAGAAGGGCCGGTCAATTCATCCGCAGGAAACCTTCCAAACAATTCGACAGGCAACAAGCAAGCAGTTGCTACGGGCAATCAATTTAATTTCATTAAACTTCAGCCCAACTTGAGTACCATTGGTACGAATTATTTCTTTGGCTCTACACGTTTCTATCTCTTTCTATTGCTACCGTTGCTCTTGATTCCGGCTGCAATAGTATTCGGAAAGAAAAGAGATGCCATTGCGAGTGATGTGGTGGGCAATAGAATTCGACGCGCCAATAAATTGGCCCGAAAGTTTTTATCAAAGGCTCGAAAAGAGTTAGGCAATAAAGAGGCATTTTATATTGCATTGGAAAAGGCATTGCATAACTATTTGAAAGCAAAATTGAAGATTGAGACCTCGGAGTTCAGCAAAGATAAAATAGCCTCTCTGCTTAGTGAAAAGAAAGTAGATGAGAATACCACTAACGGATTCATAGCCCTCTTACAAAATTGTGAAATGGCACGTTATAGCCCGTTTTCAGAGGTACAGATGCAGCAAGATTATGACAAGGCCAGTGAAGTGATTTCACAATTGGATAAACAATTGTAAGATGGTAAACGAAAAGTATAATTTGAATTGTAGCCCAGTGAAGACTTTGTTCTACATAGCACTTTTTTTCTTTGGAGTCACTGTTTCGGCACAGAACGAAGCAGTGTTCAACAAAGCCACCGAAGCCTATAATGTCGGGGAATACCAAAATGCAATTAATGGGTATTTAGAGATATTGGACAATGGTGAACATTCGGCAGAACTTTACTATAATCTGGGCAATGCGTATTATAAGTTAAATCAGATAGCTCCCAGTATCTATTATTACGAAAAGGCATTATTATTAAAGCCTAACGATGCAGAAGTCGAAAACAATTTGGCCTATGCAAAAAATATGACTTTAGATGCAATCGATACCATACCGGAAACCGGACTATCAAAAATCTATGATAACATTGTAGGGTTGCTATCTTTTGACCAATGGAGTTATGTAGCCGTATTTTTCATGATTCTCTTCGTATTATTATACATCGCTTTTTATTACTTCAGGTATTCTTCTAGAAAGCGTTTGGCCTTTGTTACTAGTATTGTAGCACTATTAATTTCAATCACTTCAGTAGTTTTTGCCACCTTACAGTACAATTTGTTTAAAGCGGACCAGCCAGCAATCGTTTTTGCTAGTGAGAGTAGTGTAAAGTCTGAACCTAATCTCAGAAGCCAAGAGGCCTTCGCACTTCATGAAGGCACTAAAGTCAATATACTGGAAGAGCTCAACGAATGGAAAAAAATTCGAATTGCCGACGGTACTACGGGTTGGATTCCGTCAGAAGATATTAAAACCCTAAAAGATTTTTAAAATTTTCTTAACAAAGAAAAAAAAATATGCCCTTATATTTGCAGTTCATTTTTCAATATGAAGCGTATTGCCCAAGTTTTTTTATTAATCTTATGGCTTTTTGCCATTTCGGCTCCTAGCCTTATAACGCTATGCGATATTGAGAATCCTATTGTGGTCACGAACTTGAATGAAGAAGAGCACCAAGAGACCAGTAAAAAACCACAAGCGGAAGAGAAATTTGTTAATGAACACAATTGGGATTATTCCCTTATAAAAAACATCAAAGAGTCTGAAATGAACGATTTTCATTTGTTGGGCACCTTTGATTACATTCTTGAAATAGTTCCACCTCCACCGGAACGCTCCTGTTAGTCTTATTTACATCAATTTTATTCCATTAATTGACTAACCGTCTTCTTAGTAATAATTAAAGAGAAGGCATAACATTTCGAGTTCTATGTTCAAGCATATTAAAAGCGACCTTCCCGCAAGTGTCGTAGTATTTTTTGTAGCCTTACCTCTCTGTTTAGGTATCGCTTTGGCCAGTGGCGCCCCCTTATTTTCTGGATTGATTGCCGGCATCGTCGGTGGTGTTGTAGTAGGAGCCTTAAGTGGCTCTAATATTGGAGTAAGTGGGCCTGCAGCAGGTCTAGCCGCAATTGTATTAGTGGCAATAACCTCTTTAGGCGGTTATGAGAACTTTTTGGTCGCCGTTGTAATTGGTGGTGTTATACAAATTTTATTCGGTGTACTTAAGGCAGGAGTAATAGGCTACTATTTTCCTTCATCTGTAATTAAAGGAATGCTCACAGGCATCGGTATCATCATCGTTTTAAAGCAAATTCCCCATTTTTTTGGTTACGATCCCGATCCAGAAGGTGATTGGGCTTTTCTTCAAGTAGATGGTGAGAATACATTTTCTGAAATACTGAATACAGTAAACAATATAAGCCCAGGCGCTACTTTAATCGCAATTATCGGTCTGAGTATACTTATACTTTGGAACACCGTACTAAGTAAAAAAGGCAAGATTTTTCAATTGGTTCAAGGGCCCGTCGTTGCAGTTGTTGCTGGTATTTTATTCTATATTTTGACCAAGGATCACGAAACTTTGGCCATTTCAAAAGAACACTTGGTAAGTGTGCCCGTACCGGATGATTTAGATTCTTTTTTAGCGCAATTTAGTTTTCCGAATTTTGGAGCCATCGGCAACCCAGAGGTATGGATCACCGCGTTTACCATCGCTTTAGTTGCAAGTTTAGAAACTTTGCTATGTGTAGAGGCTACAGATAAACTAGACCCTCATAAAAATGTTACCCCAACGAATAGAGAGTTATTGGCACAAGGTACCGGAAACATTCTTTCAGGTATGATTGGTGGTTTACCTATAACCCAAGTAATCGTTCGAAGTTCTGCGAACATTCAGTCTGGTGGTAGAACCAAATTGTCTGCAATCATTCATGGTTTTTTCTTGTTGATTTCGGTAATACTCATTCCTAACCTACTAAATATGATTCCGTTGTCGGTTTTAGCGGCCATATTATTTATTGTAGGCTATAAGCTAGCGAAACCAGCATTATTTAAGGTCATGTACAAATTAGGATGGAAACAATTTGTACCTTTTATTGTCACAATTCTTGGTATTGTTTTTATCGACTTGCTCTGGGGTATAGGCCTTGGTCTAGCAGTTGGTATCGTGGTCATCTTATTAAAAAGCTACCAAAACTCGCATTTCTTGCATATTGAAGATATTAGCAACGGTAAGCATAGAATAAAAATGACATTGGCCGAAGAGGTTACTTTCTTCAATAAAGGGGCGATTCTAAAAGAATTAGACAGTCTTCCGAGAGACTCTTATTTAGAAATCAATCTCTTAAAAACGAGATACCTCGACAACGATATTATTGAGATTTTAGACGATTTTGCACACAAGGCAAAAGAACGCAATATAGACATTCGTTTAGTATCGAAACGCGGCGAAATAGAAAACCCCTCCAGCTTTATGGAGTTCTTTCAAAACCGACCTAAATCTAAATTAAGTCTAAGCTGATCATTATGGAAAACAAGAAATACAAAATAGTTCTGCTTTCCGATTTGACAGACTCTATCTACAATACATTAAGAAGTACTTCGAATCTGGCCAAGATCATTAATGGAGACATTGAAGTATTCAATGTTCGAAAACCTTCTGATGTCGTTAAGAAAGAAAACCAGTTATCAGCAATGCGAACCATCAATTCAGAGCATTCGGTAACCGATAAAAAACTGAAAGATATTATAGAGCCCTTGGCGGAAGAACTCGGTTTAAATATTAATTACTCGTTCGAATTCGGCAATGTAAGAAACGAAATCGACAGTTTTCTTAAACTGAAGCAACCTGATATCGTAGTTATAGGTAAAAAAAGCTTGCACCCAATACATTTTATGGGTGATAACATTACTGAT
This window harbors:
- a CDS encoding TPR repeat protein, yielding MTSLSFAQEEEKEKLEALSESKNLTWEANKQLSEENFIEAEVDYRKAIAKSDENSAAPYNLGNAYYNKETYSEAFGRFKQAGELANSKNDKHSAYHNMGNVFMKRKEYEKAVEAYKEALRNDPKDDETRYNLALAKEMLKKEQEQNDQNQDDKEQNDKQDEKDKNEDKKEGDNEEDNKDQDKEDEGDEGEDGDKNEEQKDEKKEGDGDEKKEQKKKPEQGDQQEQEQPQQPRPNQLSKQQIQNLLEAMQNEEKKVQEKIDAQKVKGVKVKNEKDW
- a CDS encoding MFS superfamily sulfate permease-like transporter — translated: MFKHIKSDLPASVVVFFVALPLCLGIALASGAPLFSGLIAGIVGGVVVGALSGSNIGVSGPAAGLAAIVLVAITSLGGYENFLVAVVIGGVIQILFGVLKAGVIGYYFPSSVIKGMLTGIGIIIVLKQIPHFFGYDPDPEGDWAFLQVDGENTFSEILNTVNNISPGATLIAIIGLSILILWNTVLSKKGKIFQLVQGPVVAVVAGILFYILTKDHETLAISKEHLVSVPVPDDLDSFLAQFSFPNFGAIGNPEVWITAFTIALVASLETLLCVEATDKLDPHKNVTPTNRELLAQGTGNILSGMIGGLPITQVIVRSSANIQSGGRTKLSAIIHGFFLLISVILIPNLLNMIPLSVLAAILFIVGYKLAKPALFKVMYKLGWKQFVPFIVTILGIVFIDLLWGIGLGLAVGIVVILLKSYQNSHFLHIEDISNGKHRIKMTLAEEVTFFNKGAILKELDSLPRDSYLEINLLKTRYLDNDIIEILDDFAHKAKERNIDIRLVSKRGEIENPSSFMEFFQNRPKSKLSLS
- a CDS encoding tetratricopeptide repeat protein translates to MVNEKYNLNCSPVKTLFYIALFFFGVTVSAQNEAVFNKATEAYNVGEYQNAINGYLEILDNGEHSAELYYNLGNAYYKLNQIAPSIYYYEKALLLKPNDAEVENNLAYAKNMTLDAIDTIPETGLSKIYDNIVGLLSFDQWSYVAVFFMILFVLLYIAFYYFRYSSRKRLAFVTSIVALLISITSVVFATLQYNLFKADQPAIVFASESSVKSEPNLRSQEAFALHEGTKVNILEELNEWKKIRIADGTTGWIPSEDIKTLKDF
- a CDS encoding oxygen tolerance protein BatD, with amino-acid sequence MSIPFKNILVFLSMAFVVFGYAQNDDNAITFEMKLSKDKLGINERIRVDFTMNKDGDNFNPPDFTGFRVLMGPSQSISSSWINGVRSYSKTYSYTLAPTARGQFTIQQATIVIDGETYKSLPRKVEVTAAVDKPSDQMTVDDVADESLHLVAEVSKTSPYLNEAISVVYKLYVAPSISVSNYQPLDNPKYNNFWSQDIPVRRLSAENGTYKGKPYRYVILKRVVLYPQKSGKLEIEPLSLDVTVDVPTAKRDFFGGRIYSQTNKTVSAGRRTINVKALPEKNKPVDFSGAVGNFNFSVTTSKTALNASESLQAKVEVSGKGNLKLFQLPEPNLPGSLEVYDPEFDENVRTTLAGSQGKVSNNYTIVPSFKGKYPIPSIAFSYFDPSTESYKTLNSDEIVINVKEGPVNSSAGNLPNNSTGNKQAVATGNQFNFIKLQPNLSTIGTNYFFGSTRFYLFLLLPLLLIPAAIVFGKKRDAIASDVVGNRIRRANKLARKFLSKARKELGNKEAFYIALEKALHNYLKAKLKIETSEFSKDKIASLLSEKKVDENTTNGFIALLQNCEMARYSPFSEVQMQQDYDKASEVISQLDKQL